A single Pirellulales bacterium DNA region contains:
- the rpsJ gene encoding 30S ribosomal protein S10 codes for MAGHSHEIIRIRMEAYDHTVLDQSAAEIVDTAKRTNSEVHGPIPLPTRIERYTVLSSPHIDKKARQQYEIRTHKRVIDIVQATAKTIEALNKLSLPAGVDIKIKASTGR; via the coding sequence GTGGCGGGTCATTCGCACGAAATTATTCGCATCCGGATGGAGGCCTACGACCATACGGTGTTGGATCAAAGCGCGGCGGAAATTGTCGATACCGCCAAGCGCACCAATTCCGAGGTGCACGGGCCCATTCCCTTGCCCACGCGAATTGAACGGTACACTGTCCTTTCCAGCCCGCACATCGACAAAAAGGCGCGGCAGCAATACGAAATTCGCACGCATAAACGTGTGATTGACATTGTGCAAGCCACCGCCAAAACCATTGAAGCCTTGAACAAATTAAGTTTGCCCGCAGGCGTTGATATTAAAATCAAAGCCAGCACAGGCAGATAA
- the rplB gene encoding 50S ribosomal protein L2, which produces MGIRRYKPTSPGRRGATVSDFAELTPGAAMPRALSIPKKRHGGRNNQGLITARHRGGGHKRRYRLIDFRREKDGVSAKVQSIQYDPNRSARIALLFFADGEKRFILAPDGLQVGQEIMNGPDAPPKVGNCLPMRNIPLGLSIHNIELQPGRGARLCRSAGSSAVLMAREADWAQITLPSGEIRRVPSAGRATIGAIGNADHMNIQIGKAGRNRWKGWRPFVRGTAMNPIDHPHGGGEGRTKGGRHPVSPTGKSAKGGGTRKRRKPSNSALIRRRRSRRYGQIKIPL; this is translated from the coding sequence ATGGGTATTCGCCGTTATAAACCGACATCGCCTGGACGCCGCGGCGCTACGGTCAGCGATTTCGCTGAATTGACGCCCGGCGCCGCGATGCCTCGCGCGCTCAGTATTCCCAAAAAGCGGCACGGCGGGCGCAACAACCAAGGCTTGATTACTGCCCGGCACCGTGGCGGCGGACACAAAAGGCGCTATCGATTGATCGATTTTCGCCGTGAAAAAGACGGGGTGTCGGCCAAGGTGCAATCGATTCAATATGATCCCAATCGCAGTGCCCGCATTGCCCTGCTCTTTTTTGCAGACGGCGAAAAGCGCTTCATTTTAGCGCCGGATGGCTTGCAAGTTGGCCAGGAAATAATGAACGGGCCCGATGCACCGCCCAAGGTTGGCAATTGCTTGCCGATGCGAAATATTCCGTTGGGTTTGTCGATTCATAATATCGAACTGCAGCCGGGCCGCGGCGCCCGTTTGTGTCGCTCCGCAGGTTCCAGTGCAGTGCTTATGGCCCGCGAGGCCGATTGGGCGCAAATCACCTTGCCCAGCGGCGAAATTCGCCGGGTGCCATCGGCAGGTCGGGCAACCATTGGCGCCATCGGCAATGCCGATCACATGAACATTCAAATTGGCAAGGCAGGACGCAACCGTTGGAAAGGTTGGCGGCCCTTTGTTCGCGGCACGGCCATGAACCCCATCGATCACCCGCACGGTGGCGGCGAAGGTCGCACCAAGGGAGGCCGGCATCCCGTTAGTCCGACAGGTAAAAGTGCCAAGGGTGGCGGCACGCGCAAGCGGCGGAAGCCGTCCAACTCGGCGCTGATTCGCCGCCGACGTTCGCGGCGCTACGGTCAAATCAAAATTCCATTGTAA
- the rpsL gene encoding 30S ribosomal protein S12 → MPTISQLVKNRRRAKRKFSKSPVLDKCPQKRGVCLIVKTMTPKKPNSALRKIARVRLSNGKEVTVYIPGEGHTLQEHSIVLIRGGRVRDLPGVRYHIIRGTLDCLGVEGRKGSRSLYGAKKG, encoded by the coding sequence ATGCCGACGATCAGCCAATTAGTGAAAAACCGCCGCCGGGCGAAGCGCAAGTTCAGCAAATCTCCGGTGCTCGATAAATGTCCGCAAAAGCGCGGCGTGTGCCTCATCGTGAAAACGATGACGCCCAAGAAGCCCAACTCCGCGCTACGGAAGATTGCCCGGGTCCGCTTGAGCAACGGCAAAGAAGTAACCGTTTACATTCCCGGCGAAGGCCACACACTGCAGGAGCACTCGATTGTGTTGATTCGCGGCGGCCGTGTGCGCGACTTACCCGGCGTACGGTATCACATTATCCGCGGCACATTAGATTGCCTGGGCGTGGAAGGCCGTAAGGGCAGCCGCAGCTTGTACGGAGCGAAGAAAGGCTAA
- the fusA gene encoding elongation factor G: protein MQRDLLKLRNIGIIAHIDAGKTTVTERMLFLSGAKHRVGEVDKGTTDTDSDPEEQERGITIYAACVTFPWKDVTINLLDTPGHVDFTAEVERCLRVLDGAVVVFSAREGVEAQSETVWRQADKYKVPRVAFINKLDREGADFEAVYGELSQRLAAHPVAIQIPVGQGPPHVKDPFRGIIDLIEMKMLTFGGERQSRDLIAVNIPLELRERAEKWRSAMLEKLYDYSNELMELALQEAPIPSELIHSVLRKATVALQVQPVLCGSALHGIGVQPVLDAVQNYLPSPLDVPPVEGHALEKNKDGSDKIEIRKPSSEEPFCGLVFKVLPAKTGDIHWLRVYSGALKQNSRALNSGKNFKENVSQLWIIHATKREEQIESVQAGDIVGVIGPRQSITGDTLCDPKAPLLLETIQFPETVISAAVEPESTADRKKLGEVLEMLKRQDPTFRAHENEETGQTLISGMGELHLEVIQHRLQRDFNLHVRVHKPRVSYKETVNAPAEALGKCNRQIGGQTLFAEVKVRVTPQHKDEPCHVFTNWFVEDGAKQNIIQLVLSALKEAAEGGGLKGCPLWSCSLELLQTPLPEPLPGEVALRIAAADAFTKALQAAGVMVLEPIMAVEVTTPEDHLGDVINDLQQRRATINSTESRGGATVLEAEAPLSAMFGYSAAVRSLSQGRASFSMEPLKYGPAPPEVQEGFI, encoded by the coding sequence ATGCAACGCGACCTGCTAAAACTTCGAAACATCGGCATTATTGCCCACATCGACGCCGGCAAGACAACCGTCACCGAGCGGATGTTGTTCCTCTCCGGCGCCAAGCATCGCGTGGGTGAAGTCGATAAGGGGACCACAGATACCGATTCTGATCCCGAGGAGCAAGAACGCGGCATCACCATTTACGCCGCCTGCGTCACGTTTCCCTGGAAAGACGTCACCATCAACTTGCTCGACACGCCCGGCCACGTCGATTTTACGGCCGAAGTGGAACGCTGTCTGCGGGTACTGGACGGAGCGGTCGTGGTGTTCAGTGCGCGGGAAGGCGTTGAAGCTCAAAGCGAAACGGTCTGGCGGCAGGCCGACAAATACAAAGTGCCGCGTGTAGCGTTCATCAACAAATTGGATCGGGAAGGAGCCGATTTTGAGGCCGTTTACGGCGAACTTTCCCAACGACTGGCGGCCCATCCCGTGGCCATTCAAATTCCCGTCGGCCAAGGCCCGCCGCATGTGAAAGATCCGTTCCGGGGCATCATCGATCTGATCGAGATGAAAATGCTCACGTTCGGCGGCGAGCGCCAAAGCCGAGATTTAATCGCCGTAAATATCCCGCTGGAGTTGCGCGAGCGCGCCGAAAAGTGGCGCAGCGCCATGCTCGAAAAGTTATACGATTACAGCAACGAATTGATGGAATTGGCTTTGCAAGAAGCGCCGATTCCCTCGGAATTGATCCACAGCGTATTACGCAAGGCTACGGTGGCGTTGCAAGTGCAGCCGGTGTTGTGCGGCTCGGCGCTGCATGGCATCGGCGTGCAGCCTGTGCTTGACGCCGTTCAAAATTATTTACCCAGTCCGCTCGATGTGCCGCCGGTAGAAGGCCACGCCCTGGAAAAAAACAAGGACGGCAGCGACAAAATCGAAATCCGCAAGCCGTCGTCGGAGGAGCCATTTTGCGGGCTGGTGTTCAAGGTGCTGCCCGCGAAGACGGGCGACATTCATTGGTTGCGGGTGTACTCCGGCGCGCTTAAGCAAAACAGCCGCGCACTGAATTCCGGCAAAAATTTCAAGGAAAACGTCTCGCAGTTGTGGATTATTCACGCTACCAAGCGCGAAGAGCAAATCGAAAGCGTACAGGCCGGCGACATCGTCGGTGTGATCGGACCGCGGCAATCGATCACCGGCGACACGCTGTGCGATCCCAAAGCGCCGCTGCTGTTGGAAACCATTCAATTTCCCGAAACCGTCATTTCCGCCGCCGTGGAACCGGAAAGCACGGCCGACCGCAAAAAATTGGGCGAAGTGCTGGAAATGCTCAAGCGGCAAGATCCGACGTTCCGCGCCCACGAGAACGAGGAGACCGGACAAACGCTGATCAGCGGCATGGGGGAATTACATTTGGAAGTCATTCAGCACCGCTTGCAACGCGATTTCAATTTGCACGTGCGCGTGCACAAGCCACGGGTCAGCTACAAAGAAACGGTGAACGCGCCGGCGGAAGCGCTGGGCAAGTGCAATCGACAAATCGGCGGGCAGACGTTATTCGCAGAAGTCAAGGTGCGTGTAACGCCGCAGCATAAAGATGAGCCGTGCCACGTCTTCACCAACTGGTTCGTGGAAGATGGAGCGAAACAAAATATTATTCAACTAGTACTCTCCGCGCTCAAAGAAGCAGCCGAAGGAGGCGGCCTGAAAGGTTGCCCGCTGTGGAGCTGTTCTCTGGAATTGCTGCAGACGCCGCTGCCGGAGCCGCTGCCAGGCGAAGTGGCGCTGCGAATTGCCGCGGCCGATGCCTTTACCAAAGCGCTGCAAGCCGCCGGCGTGATGGTGTTGGAACCGATCATGGCCGTGGAAGTAACCACCCCGGAAGATCACTTGGGGGACGTGATCAACGATTTGCAGCAGCGGCGAGCCACCATCAACAGTACCGAAAGCCGCGGCGGAGCGACGGTGCTGGAAGCCGAAGCGCCATTGTCGGCGATGTTTGGTTACTCAGCAGCGGTTCGCAGCTTAAGCCAAGGTCGGGCCAGCTTTTCGATGGAACCGTTGAAATACGGCCCTGCCCCGCCGGAGGTGCAGGAAGGATTTATTTAG
- the rplW gene encoding 50S ribosomal protein L23: protein MTAEATHEAAQEERGLLASHQVIVRPLVTEKGMHRSSRYNAYTFEVNKLATKADVRKAIEELFNVRVLRVHIQNRKGKPRRARFRSGRTQDWKKAIVKLDSEHRIDFF from the coding sequence ATGACCGCCGAAGCAACCCACGAAGCAGCACAGGAAGAGCGAGGCCTATTGGCGTCGCATCAAGTAATTGTGCGCCCGCTGGTCACGGAAAAGGGGATGCACCGCTCCAGCCGATACAACGCCTACACCTTCGAAGTGAACAAGCTCGCCACCAAGGCCGATGTCCGCAAGGCCATTGAAGAACTATTTAACGTGAGAGTGTTGCGCGTGCACATTCAAAACCGCAAAGGCAAGCCGCGCCGGGCGCGCTTCCGCAGCGGCCGTACGCAGGATTGGAAAAAAGCCATTGTGAAGTTGGATTCCGAACACCGGATTGATTTCTTTTAA
- the rplC gene encoding 50S ribosomal protein L3: MAIGLLGRKVGMTQVFDEAGTAIPVTVIEAGPCPVLQLRTAARDGYEAVQLGFSDMPRRLAIRSRRGHVAKLDSARSKTRAKAGVELLPKADCEPQRFVRELVGPAGEMTIGQKLTVEMFEKVKAVDVTATSKGKGFQGAMKRHNFKGQRATHGVKKVHRHIGGTSGNTFPGRTFKGKKMAGQMGNVRQTSRNLKVVRVDKENNLLLVRGAVPGPNGGFVLVRQTNKL, encoded by the coding sequence ATGGCCATCGGATTACTCGGCCGCAAAGTCGGGATGACACAAGTGTTTGACGAAGCCGGAACCGCCATTCCGGTGACGGTAATCGAGGCTGGCCCCTGCCCCGTGCTTCAACTCCGCACTGCTGCCCGCGATGGTTACGAAGCGGTGCAACTTGGCTTCTCCGACATGCCCCGTCGCTTGGCCATTCGCAGCCGGCGCGGCCACGTGGCGAAGCTGGACAGCGCTCGCTCCAAAACCAGGGCGAAAGCCGGCGTGGAATTGTTGCCCAAGGCCGATTGCGAACCGCAACGGTTTGTCCGCGAGTTGGTTGGCCCGGCCGGCGAAATGACCATCGGTCAAAAACTAACCGTCGAGATGTTCGAAAAAGTCAAAGCCGTCGACGTGACTGCCACCAGCAAGGGAAAAGGCTTCCAGGGGGCGATGAAGCGGCACAATTTCAAAGGCCAACGGGCCACTCACGGCGTGAAAAAAGTGCATCGACATATCGGCGGCACCAGCGGCAATACATTTCCTGGCCGCACGTTCAAGGGAAAGAAAATGGCGGGCCAAATGGGCAACGTTCGCCAGACCAGCCGCAATTTGAAAGTAGTGCGCGTCGACAAGGAGAACAATTTACTGCTGGTGCGCGGAGCGGTGCCGGGCCCCAACGGCGGTTTTGTGCTGGTACGCCAAACGAACAAACTGTAA
- the rplD gene encoding 50S ribosomal protein L4 — MPKLTIYDAKGASVGSVEIEPTDLAPRINKQLLHDAVVMYEANLRQGTFATKSRALVAGSTKKMYRQKGTGNARAGSRRSGIRRGGGHIFAKKPRDFGYRLPHKALQLATRMAVAAKIRDDQVTVIDDLKFSAPKTREMAAILKALKCHEHKSLLVATAAHDVNLYKSVRNIAGVSMSPVADLNALIVLRPQRLLFTKAALEWIKERAAKSGTQNSDEAAEKSSARSDASKPAAAKRTRKKKES, encoded by the coding sequence ATGCCAAAGCTAACCATCTACGATGCGAAGGGAGCCTCCGTGGGCTCGGTGGAAATCGAGCCGACCGATCTGGCTCCGCGCATCAACAAGCAATTGCTGCATGACGCCGTGGTCATGTATGAGGCCAACCTACGCCAAGGCACGTTCGCCACAAAAAGCCGCGCCCTGGTGGCCGGCTCCACGAAAAAAATGTACCGCCAAAAAGGCACGGGGAATGCCCGGGCCGGCTCGCGGCGCAGCGGCATTCGCCGTGGCGGCGGGCATATTTTTGCCAAAAAACCGCGCGATTTCGGTTATCGCTTGCCGCACAAGGCGCTGCAATTGGCCACGCGGATGGCCGTGGCGGCCAAAATTCGTGACGACCAAGTCACCGTGATCGACGATTTGAAATTCAGCGCCCCCAAAACCCGCGAAATGGCTGCCATTTTGAAAGCGCTGAAGTGCCACGAACACAAAAGTCTGCTGGTGGCCACGGCGGCACATGATGTCAATTTATACAAATCGGTTCGCAACATTGCAGGCGTGAGCATGTCGCCGGTGGCGGATTTAAACGCCTTAATTGTGCTGCGGCCGCAGCGATTGTTGTTCACCAAAGCGGCGCTGGAGTGGATTAAGGAACGGGCCGCAAAATCGGGCACGCAAAATTCTGACGAAGCGGCTGAAAAATCGTCGGCAAGGTCTGATGCCAGCAAACCGGCTGCAGCCAAGCGGACCAGGAAAAAGAAAGAATCATGA
- the rpsS gene encoding 30S ribosomal protein S19, protein MGRSKKKGPFVDPNVFRKVEAMDSVNKKDPIKTWARACTIVPEFVGHTFMVHNGKLHVKVFITEDMVGHRLGEFAPTRTFRGHGGRIKKEAESAAASGGAPAAAPAGKA, encoded by the coding sequence ATGGGACGTTCCAAAAAGAAAGGGCCGTTTGTCGATCCCAATGTCTTCCGCAAGGTGGAAGCGATGGACTCGGTGAACAAAAAGGACCCCATCAAAACCTGGGCTCGGGCATGCACCATTGTGCCCGAGTTTGTGGGCCACACGTTCATGGTTCACAACGGTAAGTTGCACGTGAAGGTGTTTATTACGGAAGACATGGTCGGGCATCGGCTGGGCGAGTTCGCCCCTACGCGAACTTTCCGCGGTCACGGCGGCCGCATCAAGAAGGAAGCCGAGTCTGCCGCGGCGTCAGGCGGAGCTCCGGCCGCAGCTCCGGCAGGAAAAGCGTAA
- the rpoC gene encoding DNA-directed RNA polymerase subunit beta', translating to MSIGETSYDRINDYSAVKISLARPHDIRSWSFGEVKKPETINYRTYRPERDGLFCERIFGPEKDWECACGKYRGMKYKGMICDRCGVKVTHSRVRRKRMGHIELAAPTVHIWFFKAMPSRLGNLLDMKTTSLEKVIYFQDYVVTDPKATPLKKQQLLTEEEYRQAREQYGEGAFDAEMGAEAVRKLLLNMDLVTLSKQLREDLNTTNSKQKKKDLINRLKIVEAIRDSDNKPEWMVLDVIPVIPPDLRPLVLLDSGNFATSDLNDLYRRIINRNNRLKKLVDLNAPEVIIRNEKRMLQQSVDALFDNNRCKRPVLGSSNRPLKSLTDMIKGKQGRFRENLLGKRVDYSARSVIVVGPNLRLHQCGLPKKIALELFQPFIIRRLKELGHADTIKSAKKMLERKDAEVWDILEEVIRNHPVLLNRAPTLHRMGIQAFEPVLVEGNAIKLHPLVCKGFNADFDGDQMAVHLPLSIEAQVEAHTLMMSVHNIFSPANGNPIISPSQDVVMGCYYLSVSLPDRKGQGMIFSSLDEVQLAWSLGKIDTHARIKVKLAPHRRLKADGDTQTKAGAIIDTTVGRVRFNSILPQGMPFYNHPLRSSDLAKVISDCYQILGRRATIDLLDDLNMLGFRESTRSGLSFGTDDLITPQAKPRIIGEAEKEVVKRNKLYQRGIITEGERYNQVLDVWTHARERITTEMMEALESDFRRPGYVNPIFLMAHSGARGGVEQIRQLAGMRGLMAKPSGKIIETPIKANFREGLTVLEYFSSTHGARKGLADTALKTADSGYLTRKLADVAQNVVITQHDCGTTQGITKGVIYRGEKVEVSLADSIRGRVSRQNIVNPITDDVVVKENELVTPAVARRIEQLGLERIQVRSPLTCDASLGVCRLCYGMDLSTGSMVEEGMAVGIIAAQSIGEPGTQLTMRTFHIGGVGQRAIEEKDYKAKKAGTVQFVRLKVVRTEAGEQVVLTRNGELVILDPKGRELEKYEIPAGANLKVEENAEVKPGQILCEWDPHSIPILAEVTGKVRYEDVIEGETMRIEKDPSGHIRRMVMEHKGDLHPQVVLEDEAGKILDFYYLPEKAYIEVNEGQAASAGTLLAKTPREVSGTQDITGGLPRVTEIFEARKPKDPAVIAEIDGTVEILGEKRRGKRTIIVRSESGIEREHLVSHGKHLRVHSSDFVRAGEALVDGPLVPHDILRISGEEAVQQYLTREIQNVYRSQRVDIDDKHIEIIVSQMLRKVRIESVGDTGLLPGSVMDKFDFRKVNQNLVGCLKISEKGDSEFEVGAIVPKDTLEAANTQTEGLGGTAAKGSKPKPATASTQLLGITKAAVQSSSFISAASFQETTKVLTEAALAGKVDRLVGLKENVILGHLIPAGTGFKTFQESDVRIRREALEALAAQKEQVLTRAFPLLETAEDGNGTAAKTSGTIATVTAESPAESAPSGLDALLGDSNGSSEGTE from the coding sequence GTGAGCATTGGCGAAACCTCTTACGATCGCATCAACGATTATTCCGCGGTAAAAATCAGCTTGGCCCGGCCGCATGACATTCGCAGCTGGTCGTTTGGCGAAGTGAAAAAGCCGGAAACAATCAACTATCGCACCTACCGTCCGGAGCGCGATGGCTTGTTTTGCGAGCGCATTTTTGGACCGGAAAAAGACTGGGAATGCGCCTGCGGAAAATACCGCGGTATGAAATACAAAGGCATGATCTGCGATCGCTGCGGCGTCAAAGTCACTCACAGCCGGGTGCGCCGCAAGCGCATGGGGCACATCGAGCTGGCCGCGCCCACGGTGCACATTTGGTTCTTCAAAGCCATGCCCAGCCGCTTGGGCAATTTGCTCGACATGAAAACTACGAGCCTGGAAAAAGTAATTTACTTCCAAGATTACGTGGTTACCGATCCCAAAGCCACGCCGCTCAAGAAACAACAACTGCTCACGGAAGAAGAATATCGCCAGGCCCGCGAGCAATACGGCGAGGGGGCGTTCGACGCGGAAATGGGAGCTGAAGCGGTTCGCAAGCTGCTCTTGAACATGGATCTGGTCACGCTCTCCAAGCAACTGCGCGAAGACTTGAACACCACGAATTCCAAGCAGAAGAAAAAAGACCTGATCAACCGACTGAAAATTGTCGAAGCAATCCGCGATTCCGACAACAAGCCGGAGTGGATGGTGCTGGATGTCATTCCCGTCATTCCGCCCGACTTGCGGCCGCTAGTGCTTTTGGATAGCGGCAATTTCGCCACGAGCGACTTGAACGATTTGTATCGCCGCATCATCAACCGCAATAACCGGCTGAAAAAGTTGGTCGATTTGAATGCGCCGGAAGTCATCATTCGCAACGAAAAACGCATGCTGCAGCAATCGGTCGATGCGCTGTTCGACAACAACCGCTGCAAGCGTCCTGTGTTGGGCTCGAGCAATCGGCCGCTGAAATCGCTGACCGACATGATCAAAGGCAAGCAAGGCCGCTTCCGCGAAAACCTATTGGGCAAGCGCGTCGATTATTCCGCTCGCAGCGTCATTGTGGTGGGCCCCAACTTGCGCCTGCACCAATGCGGCCTGCCCAAGAAGATTGCGCTCGAGTTGTTTCAACCGTTCATCATTCGACGGCTGAAGGAATTGGGCCACGCCGACACGATCAAGTCAGCCAAGAAAATGCTGGAGCGCAAAGACGCCGAAGTGTGGGATATTTTGGAAGAGGTCATTCGCAATCATCCGGTGCTGCTTAATCGTGCCCCCACGTTGCACCGGATGGGCATTCAGGCGTTCGAGCCGGTGCTGGTGGAAGGCAATGCCATTAAATTACACCCGCTGGTGTGCAAAGGCTTCAATGCCGACTTCGACGGCGACCAAATGGCGGTGCACTTGCCGCTTTCCATCGAAGCCCAAGTGGAAGCGCACACGTTGATGATGTCGGTGCACAACATTTTCAGCCCCGCCAACGGCAACCCCATTATCAGCCCGTCGCAGGATGTGGTGATGGGGTGCTATTACCTCAGCGTGTCGCTGCCGGATCGCAAAGGCCAGGGCATGATTTTCTCTTCGCTGGATGAAGTGCAACTGGCATGGTCGCTGGGCAAAATCGACACCCACGCCCGCATTAAAGTGAAATTGGCGCCACATCGACGTTTGAAAGCCGATGGCGATACGCAAACCAAAGCCGGCGCCATCATCGACACGACGGTTGGCCGCGTGCGCTTCAACAGCATTTTGCCGCAGGGCATGCCGTTTTATAACCATCCGCTGCGTTCCAGCGATTTGGCGAAGGTGATTTCCGATTGCTACCAAATCCTGGGCCGCCGCGCCACGATCGATTTGCTCGACGACCTGAACATGCTCGGCTTCCGCGAAAGTACCCGTAGCGGCTTGTCGTTTGGCACTGACGATTTGATTACACCCCAGGCCAAGCCGCGCATTATCGGCGAGGCCGAAAAGGAAGTAGTCAAGCGCAACAAGTTGTATCAGCGCGGCATCATCACCGAAGGGGAACGCTACAACCAGGTGCTCGACGTCTGGACCCATGCCCGCGAACGCATCACTACGGAAATGATGGAAGCCTTGGAAAGCGATTTCCGTCGGCCCGGCTACGTGAACCCGATTTTCCTAATGGCGCATTCCGGTGCCCGCGGCGGCGTGGAACAAATTCGCCAATTGGCCGGCATGCGCGGTTTAATGGCCAAGCCCTCGGGCAAAATCATTGAAACGCCCATCAAAGCTAATTTCCGCGAGGGTCTCACTGTGCTGGAGTATTTCAGCTCCACGCACGGAGCCCGCAAGGGTTTGGCCGATACGGCATTGAAAACAGCCGACTCCGGTTACCTAACCCGTAAGCTGGCGGACGTGGCCCAAAACGTAGTCATTACCCAGCACGATTGCGGCACCACGCAAGGCATTACCAAGGGCGTGATTTATCGTGGTGAAAAAGTGGAGGTGAGCCTGGCCGACTCCATTCGCGGCCGTGTCAGCCGCCAGAATATTGTCAACCCGATCACCGACGATGTGGTCGTGAAGGAAAACGAGTTAGTCACTCCGGCGGTAGCGCGGCGGATCGAGCAGTTGGGACTGGAGCGCATTCAGGTGCGTAGCCCGCTCACTTGCGATGCCTCGCTGGGCGTGTGCCGGTTGTGCTACGGCATGGATTTATCCACTGGCTCGATGGTGGAAGAAGGCATGGCCGTGGGCATCATTGCCGCGCAATCGATCGGCGAACCTGGCACGCAGCTTACCATGCGGACATTCCACATCGGCGGCGTGGGCCAACGGGCGATCGAGGAAAAAGATTACAAAGCTAAGAAAGCCGGCACCGTGCAATTCGTGCGGCTCAAAGTGGTGCGGACCGAGGCCGGGGAGCAGGTGGTGCTCACCCGCAACGGCGAGTTGGTCATCCTGGATCCCAAGGGTCGCGAATTGGAAAAGTACGAAATTCCCGCAGGCGCCAATTTGAAAGTGGAGGAAAATGCGGAGGTGAAGCCTGGCCAAATCTTGTGCGAATGGGATCCCCACAGCATTCCGATTTTGGCGGAAGTCACTGGGAAAGTGCGCTACGAAGACGTCATCGAAGGCGAAACCATGCGCATCGAAAAAGACCCCAGCGGCCACATCCGCCGCATGGTGATGGAGCACAAGGGCGATTTGCATCCGCAAGTGGTGCTGGAAGATGAAGCCGGAAAAATTTTGGATTTCTACTATTTGCCGGAAAAGGCCTACATCGAAGTCAACGAAGGCCAAGCTGCTTCGGCCGGCACGCTGTTGGCCAAAACGCCGCGTGAAGTGTCCGGCACGCAAGACATTACCGGCGGTTTGCCTCGTGTGACCGAAATTTTCGAAGCCCGCAAGCCGAAGGACCCGGCCGTGATTGCCGAGATCGACGGCACGGTGGAAATTTTAGGCGAAAAGCGCCGCGGCAAGCGGACCATTATCGTCCGCAGCGAAAGCGGCATCGAACGGGAGCATTTGGTCAGCCACGGCAAGCACTTGCGAGTACACTCCAGCGACTTTGTGCGGGCGGGCGAAGCCTTGGTGGACGGCCCGTTGGTTCCACACGATATTTTGCGCATCTCGGGCGAGGAAGCCGTGCAGCAATATTTGACGCGCGAAATTCAAAACGTGTATCGCAGTCAGCGCGTCGATATTGACGACAAGCACATCGAAATTATCGTCTCGCAAATGCTCCGCAAAGTGCGTATCGAAAGCGTGGGCGACACCGGCCTGTTGCCCGGCAGCGTGATGGACAAGTTCGATTTCCGCAAAGTCAATCAGAATCTGGTGGGCTGCTTGAAAATTTCCGAAAAAGGAGACAGCGAATTCGAAGTTGGCGCCATTGTGCCGAAAGATACGCTGGAAGCGGCAAACACTCAGACCGAAGGCTTGGGCGGCACGGCGGCCAAGGGCAGCAAGCCCAAACCCGCCACCGCCAGCACGCAGTTGTTGGGAATTACGAAGGCGGCGGTGCAATCGAGCAGCTTTATTTCAGCCGCCAGCTTCCAGGAAACTACCAAAGTGTTGACCGAAGCGGCGCTGGCTGGCAAGGTCGACCGCTTGGTAGGCCTGAAGGAAAACGTGATTTTGGGTCACTTAATTCCCGCCGGCACCGGATTCAAAACGTTCCAAGAATCGGACGTGCGAATTCGCCGCGAGGCACTGGAAGCCCTGGCCGCGCAGAAGGAGCAAGTCCTTACCCGGGCCTTCCCGCTATTGGAAACTGCCGAAGATGGCAATGGCACGGCCGCCAAAACCAGCGGTACTATAGCCACGGTAACTGCCGAATCGCCAGCAGAGTCTGCTCCCAGCGGCTTGGACGCCTTATTGGGTGATAGTAACGGCTCCTCCGAAGGAACCGAGTAA
- the rpsG gene encoding 30S ribosomal protein S7 — translation MGRITASGTTLKPDPRFGDVMASKFINCLMHDGKKSTAQGVFYRALDIVKEKMPDKEPIEVFKQALENVKPSIEVRSKRVGGAAYQVPMQVSRKRQESLGIRWILESVREKKGRATHEKLADELLAAFNREGAAMTKRENVHRMADANKAFAHFAW, via the coding sequence ATGGGAAGAATTACCGCCAGCGGCACGACACTTAAGCCTGATCCGCGCTTCGGCGATGTGATGGCCAGCAAGTTCATCAACTGCCTGATGCACGATGGCAAAAAAAGCACGGCCCAGGGCGTGTTCTATCGGGCGTTGGATATCGTCAAGGAGAAAATGCCCGACAAGGAACCGATCGAAGTATTCAAGCAGGCCCTGGAAAACGTGAAGCCCAGCATTGAAGTGCGTTCCAAGCGCGTCGGCGGGGCAGCATATCAGGTGCCCATGCAAGTCAGCCGCAAACGGCAGGAATCGCTGGGCATTCGCTGGATTTTGGAATCCGTCCGCGAAAAGAAGGGCCGCGCCACTCACGAAAAGCTGGCCGATGAGTTGCTGGCCGCCTTCAATCGCGAAGGGGCCGCCATGACCAAGCGCGAAAACGTCCATCGCATGGCCGACGCCAACAAGGCCTTCGCCCACTTCGCTTGGTAA